Genomic segment of Drosophila ananassae strain 14024-0371.13 chromosome 2L, ASM1763931v2, whole genome shotgun sequence:
TCAGCATCTCCATTTCGTTGCGACTTAGCCGGAGAATGGTGTTTAGTACGGGCACCAAGCGCTGCTTCTCGTCAGCATTGTTTAATGTAAGGAACTGAAATAAAAGTTTGGGttgattaaaataattgtaATTAAATCTATCTGCCCATGTATTACCTTTATAAATACGTTCTTTAGATATTCTGAGTTGTGCATGTGCTGCTCCCGCTCCTCGGATCGCTCCTGGCGGCGCAGTTCCTCCTTGAGCATGTCGTTCATCTGGGTCAGCTTGGCCAAATCCTGCTCGTTCTCGGCCAACAAAGCAGTCAAGTGCTTTATACGACTCTCCTGTTGTCCCAGACGCTCTTTGGTGGCCTGGAGTTGAGCACTCTGCACAGCATAATCTCCCATATCGTCCTCCTCCGGCTGGGAGACGCTGCGTCCGAAATTGGAGATGGTGGTCACTGTGTCGCTGCTAATTTGGTTCATCGACGCATTCAGCAGTTCATCCAGTGGCATAAAATCGTGGGATCGGCGCGAGGCAGTGGATATTTTGCGCTGAGCCGCTAGTTGGGCAAGGGAGACATCGCCGGCAGAGACATCCAGACTTGTGTCATGATCCTGCAGCAGAAAGTCGATCTTTGCCTGCTCCGGACTGGGCTCGCCACTCAAGCCGGAAGTGTTGCTGTGATGTGAAGCGTTGGCTTGCTCCTTATGAGACTCTTCCAATTGCTGGTGCAACTGCTTTAACTTCGTTTGGTGCGTGGCTTCTAATTGGTCCACCTGCTGGCGATGCTTCTGCATCAGATCCTGCTGGAATTGCATTTGGCGTTGATTCTCTAGCGTGAGTAGGTCATTCTGTTGACGCAGTTCGTCAACCAACGCCGAGAGTTCCTTGCTTCGCTTCTGCAGTGCGGCGTTGTCCTGCTGCATTGCCTCCAGTTGGCCATCGAGTTGAGCCAGTCGCGCCGCCCTGCCATCGTTGCTGTCCCTAAGCTTCCGCTCGCTCTCCCGCAAAGCAGTCAGTTCTTCCTCCAGCTCCTGTTCCCGATTTGAGCCCTTGTTCTGGTTTTTGCGCAGTACCGCCTGCGCCTTTAGCTTGTATTCGGTGTACTCCACCCGCATATCCTCTTGGGCTCTCTCCGCATTTTTTAAAGCAGTCTCCAGCTCGTTGTGGGCCGCCAAGTGAGCTTCAAGCTCCACCGTCCGGGCTTGCAGCAGCTCGGTAGCCTTATTCAACTTCGATTCATACTGCTGGGCGCCCTCCGCCAACTGTAGACGCAGTTGCTCGGCTTCCATCTTTGCCTTTTCCACGCCCTGTTCCAATTCCTTGCTCTGATTAAGGGCCTGCTGCTTGCCATGAACAGCATCCTTCACCTGAACCTGCATCCGGTCGATCTGTTCCTTCAGTTGGCGGGAATGCTCCGCCTCCCCGTTCTTGGCCTCCTCCAGAATGGCGATTTCCTTGCGCAGTTGAGCGACAGTGTTCTCTCTGCTGGCCAATGACTCCTTGACGGCATCGAGCTCACTTGACTTGGCAGCGAGCTTTGCACTGACATCGGCCAGTGACTTCTCAGCCGCTTCTATTTCGAGATTAAGAACATTGTTTGTATGGGAATGCTTTGCCTTCTCTTTGGAACGGAGCTTCTGGTTCTCGGCTCGGGCGGCGTTGAGGTCCTGCTGCAACTGAACCTGGGCCATTTTGACGGCCTCCAGTTCCTGCTTAAGGGCACCTCCCTGTTCCATCTCCTGTAGCTGTTGCGTCTGGTCTTGCAGCTTCTTCTTAAGTTTGGCGGCCAGAGCGCGCAACTTGTGATACTTCTCCTCGTAACCGTCTTCAAGCTCACGCAGGCGACTCAGTTCTTCGGCGCGTGATATTGTAGATGTCGACAGTACATCACTCTGGGCATCCGCGTTGGCCTGTTCAAGTTCCTCGATTTTACCCTGGAGCTGATCTATTCTCAGTGACTTGTCTAGCGTCGCTTGCTGAGAGGTTGAAAGTTGCTCCTCCAGTTCATGTTCCCGCTTGGCCTGCGCCTCGTGCTGCTCCTGAAGTCGCGAGATGGCATCTCCTCGTCCTTTTAGGGCTTCGTTCAATTCGCGCATTTCAGCAAGCAACTcgttgttttctttttctttcagACCGAACCGAGCGAGCAAGTCTTCGTTGTGTTGCCGCAACTCTACGCATATGGCCTCCAGATCCTGAATTTTAATCTTCTGGCTATTGCACTCCTTTGCAAGGGTTTCGATATGTTCCTGCAGCTCCTGATTTTTTTGCTGGAAGAAGCTTAAATCTAATTCGTTGGAATGGTGCTCTGTATTCTGGTATCGTTGCTCTTTATTCATATTCTGCTCATTTTTGACTATTGCGGCCAGTTTTTCGATGGTGGTTAGCTTTTTGAGGACACTTTCTACATCTAGTTGGCTGTTCGGCAGctcctgctgttgctgcttcacAATCTTTGCCAACCGCTCAAGATCGTGAATCCTCAACAGCAAGCGCTTCCTATCAGGTCCGCTGCCAGATGATTCCGTGCCCTGTTTCAGTTTCTCGTTCTCCGCCTGCAAGGACGTCATCTTCGAGCAGAGTAACTGGGAAGCTTTGATAATCTCCACTTGCCATTTGGATACCGAGGCAGCGTATTCGTGCTGCGTCTCTAGAAGCACGCATTTGCACTCCTTCAGGCCCTTCAGTTTACGGTGCACATCGATAAAGCGGTCTTTTAGGGAGTTGAACTTTTTCCGCTGTTCCGAGTTGATTTCCTTAAGACCGTTGTACTTTTCCTGCAGCAATGCAGACTCCTCGGACACTATTACGAGTTGTTGTCGCAATTTGGAGttttctgcttctgcttcctTGATTTTTCCAATGTCCGTTTCCAAGAGCTCCAGGTTCTTACGCTGCTCGTTGCCCAGGAGGTTGACCTGGTGCATAGCCTGCTCCATGCGCTCCACGTCCGCCAGAAGCTCATCATTTTCATCGCTCAGCCTGCCCAGCTGTCGCTTCAGACTCTCGTTTTCAATCTCCAGTTGCCCCATACGCTGCGCATCCTCCTTGTTCTTAGCTTTCAAACTGTTAAGCTGTTCCGTGAGGATAAGGTTCTTGTCGGTGAAGTCCTGCAGCATCTCCTGCATGGCCGGTAAGCTGCTCTGCTTTTCCGCCGCCCGTTTGAGGGCTTCCTTCAACAACCGATTCTCCTCGGTGAGTTCTGAAATGAGGACATAGTTCAGGATTAGTTCCAGAAACTTCTTCCTACCACCACCTTACCATCTTTCGCctgttttgcttttttggcAATGTTTAACAGGCCCTTGTATTTGTTGATGATTTCATCTTTGCTCAACGCCTCGATGGGATTCGCGTTCTTCTGCAAATGCAAATTACCAATTGAGACGTCATCATCAAATTTAGTGACACTCTTTCCCTGACCTGGCCTTCCCTCGGTGATGCGGTTTCCATTTTAGCTACTTATTGCCTCCCTTCGCACCCAATCGTGGTCCAGTCATCTACGCCCTGATTGGTGTGGATTTTGGTCTTCcctttcagccagcaaagtAGATTTTCAAGGTATTTTAATGTAAATTAGCTAGGGTGAAGAAAACACTGAGGTGCCACTCTATCAGCTGTTAGGGTTCCCAAACCATCCCAAGTCCAGGTGCTTGAAAAGTTTAGAGGTGTACGATATAAGTTCAATAATATGAAAATGTTTCACTGCAGTCcataatgtgtttttttttaaagctaaGCTATTACGCAGCGGTTTTTTTGATTAAGCCACtaatttttagtaaatttcATCTGCAACAAGTTCCACCTATCGTATCGGGATAAGTTATCGATTGGTCTATCGCCAATGTTCCATACCTGACAAGGCTAAAAAGCAAACAACACTTGGCATCTCTGATTGCGTCCCTTATCATTTTTCTTCATCCGCGGAAGTGATGGATTTGAGTGATAGCAGCCAGCTGGAGGATCCGTATTTCGTCTACAAGCATGAACAGCTCTTTGGCGATAGCTTTCCGCTCTTCAAGGAGATCCGGCGAATGGGCAAACTCTGTGACGTGACCCTGAAGGTTGTTTGCGTGCAATCACCCCTCTGAATGCATTATCTGGGATTCTAATTATAACTCACTTCATTCGATTCGTTGCAGGTAGAAGATCAGACTTTCTCTGCACATCGCGTCGTGCTGGCAGCCACAATTCCATACTTCTATGCGATGTTCACCAATAACATGGCCGAGAGTCGGATCAAAGAGATCACAATGAAGGAGAGTGCCATCGAACCGAGCGCCTTAGAGAGCCTCATCAACTATGTCTACAGCGGGCAAGTGCGAATCGACAACCAGAATGTGCAGAGCCTGATGGTGGGAGCCTCCTTCCTTCAGCTGTCCAATGTGCGTGACGCTTGCGCCAGTTTCCTGATCTCCCGCTTCCATCCGCACAATGTCCTGGGCATTCGCACCTTTGCCGATTCGATGATTTGCCGGCAGCTTATCGATGCCGCTGATAAGTATATTGACCAAAACTTT
This window contains:
- the LOC6500012 gene encoding GRIP and coiled-coil domain-containing protein 2, yielding METASPREGQKNANPIEALSKDEIINKYKGLLNIAKKAKQAKDELTEENRLLKEALKRAAEKQSSLPAMQEMLQDFTDKNLILTEQLNSLKAKNKEDAQRMGQLEIENESLKRQLGRLSDENDELLADVERMEQAMHQVNLLGNEQRKNLELLETDIGKIKEAEAENSKLRQQLVIVSEESALLQEKYNGLKEINSEQRKKFNSLKDRFIDVHRKLKGLKECKCVLLETQHEYAASVSKWQVEIIKASQLLCSKMTSLQAENEKLKQGTESSGSGPDRKRLLLRIHDLERLAKIVKQQQQELPNSQLDVESVLKKLTTIEKLAAIVKNEQNMNKEQRYQNTEHHSNELDLSFFQQKNQELQEHIETLAKECNSQKIKIQDLEAICVELRQHNEDLLARFGLKEKENNELLAEMRELNEALKGRGDAISRLQEQHEAQAKREHELEEQLSTSQQATLDKSLRIDQLQGKIEELEQANADAQSDVLSTSTISRAEELSRLRELEDGYEEKYHKLRALAAKLKKKLQDQTQQLQEMEQGGALKQELEAVKMAQVQLQQDLNAARAENQKLRSKEKAKHSHTNNVLNLEIEAAEKSLADVSAKLAAKSSELDAVKESLASRENTVAQLRKEIAILEEAKNGEAEHSRQLKEQIDRMQVQVKDAVHGKQQALNQSKELEQGVEKAKMEAEQLRLQLAEGAQQYESKLNKATELLQARTVELEAHLAAHNELETALKNAERAQEDMRVEYTEYKLKAQAVLRKNQNKGSNREQELEEELTALRESERKLRDSNDGRAARLAQLDGQLEAMQQDNAALQKRSKELSALVDELRQQNDLLTLENQRQMQFQQDLMQKHRQQVDQLEATHQTKLKQLHQQLEESHKEQANASHHSNTSGLSGEPSPEQAKIDFLLQDHDTSLDVSAGDVSLAQLAAQRKISTASRRSHDFMPLDELLNASMNQISSDTVTTISNFGRSVSQPEEDDMGDYAVQSAQLQATKERLGQQESRIKHLTALLAENEQDLAKLTQMNDMLKEELRRQERSEEREQHMHNSEYLKNVFIKFLTLNNADEKQRLVPVLNTILRLSRNEMEMLNCVAKGQKVSPDGSSRGWTGFLTAWGGNNNNSN